A region of Maridesulfovibrio sp. DNA encodes the following proteins:
- a CDS encoding FkbM family methyltransferase, translating into MNRQDILNQISKDINAWSIVPSVIKDDTGKPEFEMLLANAEMRDPGTASLHFRETRCGGFEYASRAFLHAHLQPGDLFIDVGAHFGLYTLTAAKKFPGQINVLAIEPHPANLKRLHLWCEFNECLENVRIAACAASSKSGKSELIQNSSMGHSLVPQPGNRNQGKTLTVRLETVDNIVIQAGFMDSGERIFLKIDTEGHELATLSGALELLKSSRVAAIIWEKGHFHNSRQGIQEFTAIMRLLRDLGYDSYRFPHEDMGGPLIPYSPSHELCNIISIDRSFSPLQVYEQPWSAHAVMSSSMRPPVSENFMIGFTKELIKEKKTDCGRWSSWNMLGNEPDLRAGMAGQLVPENSNVLDVGAGMMLLRDYIPASCTYTPLDIVARNRNTIIADLNQQQYPQSKYDVVCALFLLEFIHEPQLLFDWACKHADRLIFTYHPLQPGADRNKRRAAGFFNDYNVGELKSMALQAGWKTVSFTDITFGQVCFECLK; encoded by the coding sequence GTGAACAGACAGGACATACTGAATCAGATAAGCAAAGACATTAATGCGTGGAGCATTGTTCCCAGTGTCATTAAAGATGATACAGGTAAACCTGAATTTGAAATGCTGTTGGCAAATGCTGAAATGCGGGACCCCGGCACAGCATCCCTTCATTTCAGGGAGACCCGTTGCGGAGGGTTTGAATACGCTTCACGGGCTTTTCTGCACGCCCACCTGCAACCGGGAGACCTGTTCATTGATGTCGGTGCCCATTTCGGCCTTTACACACTGACCGCTGCCAAAAAATTTCCGGGCCAAATAAACGTGCTCGCCATTGAACCGCATCCGGCTAACCTGAAAAGGCTCCATCTCTGGTGTGAGTTCAATGAGTGCCTTGAAAACGTCAGAATCGCCGCATGCGCTGCATCCTCCAAAAGCGGAAAGAGCGAGTTGATCCAGAATTCCTCCATGGGGCACAGTCTTGTCCCTCAACCGGGCAACCGCAATCAGGGCAAGACACTTACGGTGCGACTGGAGACCGTGGACAATATCGTAATTCAAGCCGGATTCATGGATTCAGGAGAAAGAATTTTTCTTAAAATTGATACTGAAGGCCATGAACTGGCTACCCTTTCAGGCGCACTCGAACTGCTGAAATCCAGCCGGGTGGCTGCCATTATCTGGGAAAAAGGACATTTCCATAATTCCCGGCAGGGCATTCAGGAATTTACCGCCATCATGAGGTTGCTGCGAGATTTGGGTTACGATTCCTACCGCTTCCCCCACGAAGACATGGGCGGACCGCTGATTCCATATTCTCCCAGCCATGAGCTATGCAACATTATCAGCATAGACAGGTCCTTCTCTCCACTTCAGGTATACGAACAACCTTGGTCAGCCCATGCGGTGATGTCCTCAAGTATGCGGCCACCGGTTTCGGAAAATTTCATGATCGGGTTCACAAAAGAGCTGATCAAAGAAAAGAAAACCGACTGCGGACGCTGGTCCAGCTGGAATATGCTCGGCAACGAACCGGATCTGCGGGCTGGAATGGCAGGACAACTGGTCCCCGAAAATAGCAATGTGCTGGATGTGGGAGCCGGAATGATGCTCCTGCGTGATTACATCCCGGCAAGTTGTACCTATACCCCGCTCGACATTGTGGCCCGCAACAGAAATACAATCATTGCAGACCTTAACCAGCAACAATACCCGCAAAGCAAGTATGATGTGGTCTGCGCACTCTTTCTGCTTGAATTCATCCACGAACCGCAGCTCCTCTTTGACTGGGCCTGTAAACACGCAGACAGGCTCATCTTTACCTACCATCCGTTGCAGCCGGGAGCGGACAGGAACAAACGCAGGGCTGCGGGATTCTTTAATGACTACAATGTGGGTGAACTGAAATCCATGGCCCTGCAGGCGGGCTGGAAAACTGTTTCTTTCACTGATATCACTTTCGGGCAGGTCTGCTTTGAATGTCTAAAATAA